The stretch of DNA GGTGGAGGCTGATGTGTGAGGGCTGAAGGATCTGAGGATGGAGTCAGGATCCCTGAGACAAGCATTCTCCCCACCCAGCTGAGCAGGATGAGCAGGCACGCAAAGGTGAAAGCACTGCAACAACATTGATGGAGGACACTGCATGCTGGCATGGAAAGTGACACACTTTTATTTCTCAACATGACCCCAGCCAAAGGTCAGATGTTCCCAGCCTGCTCACCCCTGGCTTTCCCTCACAGACCCCGACAGCTCCATGAAAGCCAGGGGGATGCTGTGGCTTCCCGCAGCCTGCTGAGAAGGTGCTGCAGGCCGTGCCGCGCCCATCCTGGTGCGGCCACAGCGCCGGCGGCAGCTGCTGGCAAGCAGGGTGTAGAGGAAGGGGTTGACACAGCTGTTGCCATAGGCCAGGCAGGTGACACCCAAGTTAAGGTAGGCCTGGGCAGTGGGGCCGAtgcccagcccctctccttggtacagcccagccagctgcCAGGCCCAGAAGGGGAGGAAGCAGGCCCAGTAGGCCACCACGATGGCAGAGATCCTGGAAAGGAGCTGCCGGGCAGGGGCCCGGCCGGCCACCGGCAGCCCCAGGCGCCAGGCCGAGGACTGGTATGCCCGGGCCAGGCGGGTGTAGACGATGCCCAGCACGGCACCAGGCGCCAGGACGCTGGTGGTGAACAGCACGGTCAGGTAGAGCCGGAAAGCTGATGGCGTCCAGGTGGGGACGCAGATGCGCTTGCGGGGGCCGtccccctcctgcagctgggtcATCACCATCATGGGGGCCGTGAGCAGGAGCGAGAGGAGCCAGAGGATGGCGCTGGCCAGTTTGCGGTAGGTGTTGCTGGCCCGCCTGGCCCGCAGAGGCCTGGCCACCACCCAGTACCTCTCCAGGCTCATGGCGGTCAGGAGGAAGATGCTGGCATGCATGGTGAGGAGGTCCAGGCTGAGCAAAAGCCTGCAACCCACATCCCCAAAGAACCAATCGTGGGCAAAGTAGGTGCAAACCACAAAGGGGACGGTGGAGAGGTACAGGAGGTCAGCCAGGGCAAGGTTGATCATGTAGACTCCCAAGGAACCTGCTGAGCAACCTGCCACCCTGCCAGAGGCCACTGCCACTGTGTAGATGTTCCCCGCCATCCCAGTGAGGCACAtggccagcagcactgcaccCAGAGACCCTGTGACCaggctgtcccctcccaggacATTGCTGTCATCATCCCCACCACTGCTTTCCTCCAAGAATCTGCCACCCTTGGGATCCTCTCTAGGACTTGGGCTGATGAGAGAAGGGTTGTAAGACATCTTTGGGTAAGCTGACTAAAAGCAAATCAAGCTATCAAAGACCTGTTCCTTCCTCCTGCCTTCCGCCCTGCTGTACACAACACGTCTGTCCTTAACAGCAAAGCAGCCAAGAGAAGAATGGGGAGAGTTCATCAGACATAGTCAGGATGCTCCAGAGAAGCCTTTTCCTCACCTCCAGCTGCCCAGTCCATTTTGCTGATGTTGTCCATCACAAGCTCTGTCCAGTTGTTCTCCTTAACCATAAAAGAGCCAAGAAAGGGACAGTGCCTTTTCCAAGACCAGTACGTGCAAGATAACCTCTGCCAGCCAAGAGGAAATGTCTCTTCTTCACTAGCTCA from Poecile atricapillus isolate bPoeAtr1 chromosome Z, bPoeAtr1.hap1, whole genome shotgun sequence encodes:
- the LOC131573733 gene encoding urotensin-2 receptor-like → MSYNPSLISPSPREDPKGGRFLEESSGGDDDSNVLGGDSLVTGSLGAVLLAMCLTGMAGNIYTVAVASGRVAGCSAGSLGVYMINLALADLLYLSTVPFVVCTYFAHDWFFGDVGCRLLLSLDLLTMHASIFLLTAMSLERYWVVARPLRARRASNTYRKLASAILWLLSLLLTAPMMVMTQLQEGDGPRKRICVPTWTPSAFRLYLTVLFTTSVLAPGAVLGIVYTRLARAYQSSAWRLGLPVAGRAPARQLLSRISAIVVAYWACFLPFWAWQLAGLYQGEGLGIGPTAQAYLNLGVTCLAYGNSCVNPFLYTLLASSCRRRCGRTRMGAARPAAPSQQAAGSHSIPLAFMELSGSVRESQG